Proteins found in one Methanospirillum hungatei JF-1 genomic segment:
- a CDS encoding respiratory chain complex I subunit 1 family protein, whose product MIGESFIFAFLNVAFVLVISPFFMMVIKKVKARVQGRQGPHLLQGYYNLAKLFRKETLYSEYAGFISRIAPYAALSILLVAAVMVPIFWIPEQELVTANIIVFLYLLVTGRLLIALLGLDAASTFGGMGSSREMSLSAIIEPVTVVVFAALVYVTGSFSIHDIFRTATTMFPAYNPTVLLLSVPLFILIIVETGRVPVDNPETHLELTMVHEGMLLDTSGRNLALFELSHAVKQTLLMAILLNIILPAGIALEMSAGVLILGGVLFLLKGTVLCVIIGLFESAYAKMRFFQIPNLFMIAFFFSILTIFIEVML is encoded by the coding sequence ATGATTGGAGAATCATTCATCTTTGCTTTCCTGAATGTGGCTTTTGTCCTTGTGATATCGCCATTTTTCATGATGGTCATAAAAAAGGTAAAGGCACGGGTGCAGGGCAGACAAGGCCCGCATCTTCTGCAAGGGTACTATAATCTTGCAAAGCTCTTCAGAAAAGAGACGCTGTATTCAGAGTATGCAGGGTTTATCTCCCGGATTGCTCCGTATGCTGCTCTGTCAATACTTCTGGTTGCAGCCGTCATGGTCCCTATCTTCTGGATACCTGAACAGGAGCTGGTCACTGCCAATATCATCGTATTCCTCTATCTTCTCGTCACTGGCCGGCTGCTCATAGCCCTGCTTGGTCTGGATGCAGCAAGCACTTTTGGTGGAATGGGCAGTTCACGGGAGATGAGCCTGTCTGCCATCATCGAACCGGTGACCGTGGTCGTCTTTGCAGCCCTGGTATACGTAACGGGCAGTTTTTCAATTCACGACATATTCAGAACGGCCACAACGATGTTCCCTGCATACAATCCGACGGTTCTTCTCCTCTCTGTACCGCTCTTTATCCTGATAATTGTTGAAACAGGGCGGGTTCCGGTGGACAACCCGGAGACTCATCTGGAGCTTACCATGGTTCATGAGGGGATGCTGCTTGACACATCAGGCCGAAATCTTGCCCTCTTTGAACTCTCACATGCGGTAAAACAGACCCTTCTTATGGCAATTCTCCTCAATATCATACTCCCGGCAGGGATTGCTCTTGAGATGTCAGCCGGAGTCCTGATACTCGGGGGAGTTTTGTTCCTCCTGAAAGGGACAGTGCTCTGTGTCATCATCGGGCTTTTTGAATCTGCATATGCTAAGATGCGGTTCTTCCAGATACCGAATCTCTTTATGATTGCATTTTTCTTTTCAATTCTTACGATATTCATCGAGGTGATGCTGTGA
- a CDS encoding proton-conducting transporter membrane subunit codes for MSEIFLFIILLYALSGVIPLCIRKKRIWSVSSIIMGGGGILLTLFSLPFLLVSSAKTILFQGAWVTFPIRIGIDRLSALFCILLGLLSLAVALYTPGYLDRMHGNRRTYVVSGLIPLFLLSMLLVIMAETVIAFLVFWELMAILSFFLVLTEFEEEKTRYAALFYLAMTQISTVFVFLGILLIRLGTGSWEYPVHLSGSDPLISLSFLCLFFGIAIKSGVIPFHKWLPHAHPAAPSPVSALMSGMMISTALYALIRVVTGFYAPDAAWGFLILAFGCLTAVLGVMYALKEQDLKGLLAYSSIDNTGIILIGIGLWVLFTVFGSQTLALMAIAGAVFHAISHGLFKGLLFLTAGSVCQAAGTRNIDEMGGILVRMPWTGGLFFIGVLSIASIPPFSGFIGEFLIIMSLIGGLSELSPLLQIVMVVVLSLFSLTGALTVTTFVKAFGLTFLALPRSEGADKAREVPWPMYAGPAVLALMSAGLGIFSGQVFSLLGHPGLLPDLLGLFLLLLGTSILVYGAVWSYASRKTRITRTWDCGMMGSSSRMEYTGSGFTEPVVRFFGPVYRTRICTTHEFLDQHQCLFRSGTGSIHLMKFFEEYLYLPAARRIDRYASLVSSLQNGDIDRYVLYVFCTVLILILILGWSA; via the coding sequence ATGTCTGAAATATTTCTTTTCATCATACTCCTCTATGCTCTTTCAGGGGTAATTCCTCTGTGCATTCGAAAAAAACGAATATGGTCTGTTTCTTCGATAATCATGGGCGGTGGTGGTATTCTGCTGACGCTCTTCTCACTTCCCTTTCTTCTTGTATCATCTGCAAAGACCATTCTCTTTCAGGGTGCATGGGTGACATTTCCGATACGCATCGGTATCGATCGCCTGTCTGCTCTGTTTTGTATCCTGCTTGGGTTGCTGAGTCTTGCGGTTGCCCTCTATACACCCGGATATCTTGACCGGATGCATGGAAACCGGCGAACTTATGTGGTGTCAGGGCTCATCCCCTTGTTTTTGTTGAGTATGCTGCTCGTCATCATGGCAGAGACTGTCATTGCATTCCTTGTATTCTGGGAACTCATGGCTATCCTCTCCTTCTTTTTGGTCCTGACGGAGTTCGAGGAGGAGAAAACACGGTATGCTGCCCTCTTTTATCTGGCAATGACTCAGATCTCAACAGTCTTTGTTTTTCTGGGAATTCTACTGATTCGCCTTGGGACCGGGTCATGGGAGTATCCGGTTCATCTGTCCGGATCCGATCCTCTCATATCCCTCTCGTTCCTCTGCCTGTTTTTTGGTATTGCTATCAAATCAGGGGTCATTCCGTTTCATAAATGGCTTCCCCATGCCCATCCCGCTGCACCATCGCCGGTATCGGCCCTGATGTCCGGGATGATGATAAGCACAGCTCTATATGCCCTGATCCGGGTGGTTACCGGATTCTATGCTCCCGACGCGGCATGGGGGTTTCTTATCCTGGCATTCGGGTGTCTGACGGCTGTGCTTGGGGTGATGTATGCCCTGAAGGAACAGGATCTCAAGGGTCTGCTCGCCTACTCATCCATTGACAATACGGGTATCATACTGATCGGGATCGGTCTGTGGGTTCTTTTCACGGTATTCGGATCCCAGACCCTTGCTTTGATGGCGATCGCAGGGGCTGTGTTTCATGCCATCAGTCATGGGCTGTTCAAGGGGCTGTTATTCCTGACCGCAGGGTCGGTCTGCCAGGCTGCCGGTACCAGGAATATTGATGAGATGGGGGGGATCCTTGTCAGGATGCCCTGGACCGGCGGACTTTTTTTCATCGGTGTCCTGTCCATTGCATCAATCCCACCCTTTAGCGGGTTTATCGGTGAGTTTCTGATAATTATGTCCCTTATCGGTGGTCTGTCAGAACTCTCCCCGCTTTTGCAGATCGTCATGGTGGTTGTGCTCTCCCTCTTCAGCCTGACCGGGGCACTGACCGTTACAACCTTTGTAAAGGCATTCGGGCTGACCTTTCTTGCACTCCCCAGGTCGGAGGGAGCAGATAAAGCACGGGAAGTCCCCTGGCCGATGTATGCAGGACCGGCTGTTCTGGCTCTCATGAGTGCCGGTCTTGGTATCTTCTCCGGTCAGGTCTTCTCTCTTCTGGGGCATCCCGGCCTGCTTCCTGACCTTCTGGGACTTTTTCTGCTCCTCCTCGGGACCAGTATCCTGGTGTATGGAGCGGTCTGGTCGTATGCCTCACGAAAAACCCGGATAACCCGGACATGGGACTGTGGGATGATGGGCTCTTCGAGCAGGATGGAGTATACCGGTTCAGGATTTACCGAGCCGGTGGTCAGGTTTTTTGGCCCGGTGTACCGGACCCGGATATGCACAACCCATGAATTTCTGGACCAGCACCAGTGTCTGTTCAGATCAGGAACCGGTAGTATCCATCTCATGAAATTTTTTGAGGAATATCTGTACCTTCCGGCAGCACGGAGAATCGACCGGTATGCATCCCTCGTCTCATCTCTTCAGAATGGGGATATTGACCGGTATGTCCTCTATGTCTTCTGCACCGTTCTTATACTGATTCTCATCCTCGGGTGGTCGGCATGA
- a CDS encoding SLOG family protein yields the protein MKKLIISGPRTCRKFTTVSNEIAKYIKEINGVDEIITGGSTGVDLIAKEFAEQNKIAYKEFSPNWQDDLNAAGLVRDARMAEYGTHLLVLSNGASKESRNLIAEAKKNNLTIKTIGYVEEMLIEMKQPAMTPTGTI from the coding sequence ATGAAAAAATTAATTATCTCCGGTCCACGCACATGCCGGAAATTTACCACGGTTTCTAATGAAATCGCGAAATATATCAAAGAAATCAATGGTGTTGATGAGATTATCACCGGCGGTTCTACTGGTGTCGACCTCATCGCAAAGGAGTTTGCAGAACAGAATAAAATCGCGTACAAAGAGTTTTCACCGAATTGGCAGGACGATTTGAATGCTGCAGGTCTGGTCAGAGACGCGCGAATGGCAGAGTACGGGACTCATCTCCTGGTTCTCTCCAACGGAGCCTCAAAAGAGTCCAGAAACCTGATTGCAGAAGCAAAAAAGAATAACCTCACCATTAAGACCATCGGATACGTAGAAGAGATGCTCATCGAGATGAAACAGCCGGCCATGACTCCGACCGGAACCATCTAA
- a CDS encoding carbonic anhydrase, with protein MGIEKLMEGNQTFVENEYAENIEYYKALLKGQNPHVMMIGCCDSRVAPEITCHAKPGEIFVHRNIGNIVPPGDWNVGTFLEYGIRHLKINTLVVCGHEECGAMKALASKKSGDDVLIPGWLRHAHTALDTVEKKGEKPTDPEEARKWQSELEIENVKLQLAHLRTYSVVKDAEDAGKLRVVGLYYRMSTAQLEVVDPGRPLKVE; from the coding sequence ATGGGAATTGAAAAGTTAATGGAAGGGAATCAGACCTTCGTAGAGAATGAATACGCAGAGAATATTGAGTATTACAAAGCCCTTCTCAAGGGGCAGAACCCGCATGTCATGATGATCGGGTGCTGTGACTCTAGAGTCGCACCAGAGATCACTTGTCATGCAAAGCCAGGAGAGATCTTTGTCCACCGGAACATTGGGAATATCGTCCCCCCCGGAGACTGGAATGTCGGGACATTTCTGGAGTACGGGATTCGCCATCTGAAGATAAACACGCTGGTTGTGTGCGGTCATGAAGAGTGTGGTGCCATGAAAGCACTTGCCAGTAAGAAGAGCGGTGATGATGTTCTGATCCCAGGATGGCTCAGACATGCTCATACGGCTCTGGATACCGTTGAAAAGAAGGGAGAAAAACCAACCGATCCTGAAGAGGCCAGGAAATGGCAGTCAGAACTAGAGATTGAGAATGTGAAACTCCAGCTTGCACATCTCCGCACCTACAGCGTGGTCAAGGACGCCGAAGATGCAGGAAAGCTCAGGGTGGTCGGACTCTATTACCGGATGTCAACCGCACAGCTTGAGGTTGTCGATCCTGGCCGACCTTTGAAGGTAGAATAG
- a CDS encoding TrkA-C gives MEEATLQAVKRAMPGHGRARIHEKLLSFLGVEDQSEVEVSTDAGATLTLTIFADAMVDEGTIRISGEDLKKLNIPDGGKVHVTRKIPLEERIRTAAESAAGQIRGGAQEIGSKLSETADKLQKGAADTAGQISTKAKEITEKVKEDTKPIGEKVSKAAKSSAEAIRDKIPIGKLSPEIEKGLSAISQEEAKAIRSALTGIEGVSAAVPVRFAAGRSLGNLTIPPEITLVTVQRKDKVLGLDRDIILKENDIVYFSGPSDAVGFVTRMLEG, from the coding sequence ATGGAGGAAGCAACCCTGCAGGCAGTGAAACGGGCAATGCCCGGTCACGGAAGAGCCCGCATTCATGAAAAACTCCTTTCATTCCTCGGTGTCGAGGATCAGTCAGAGGTGGAAGTGAGCACAGATGCAGGGGCAACCCTTACTCTGACCATCTTTGCAGATGCCATGGTAGACGAGGGAACGATACGAATCAGCGGAGAGGATCTGAAAAAGCTCAATATTCCGGATGGCGGGAAGGTCCATGTAACCAGGAAGATTCCGCTTGAGGAGAGAATTCGGACTGCCGCTGAATCCGCTGCCGGGCAGATACGGGGAGGAGCACAGGAGATCGGATCAAAACTCTCTGAAACTGCAGACAAATTACAGAAGGGAGCAGCAGATACCGCAGGACAGATCAGCACAAAAGCAAAGGAAATAACTGAAAAGGTGAAAGAGGACACAAAACCCATCGGAGAAAAAGTCAGCAAAGCAGCAAAGAGTTCGGCAGAAGCCATCAGGGACAAGATACCCATCGGAAAACTCAGCCCGGAGATTGAGAAGGGATTATCTGCCATAAGTCAGGAGGAGGCAAAGGCGATCAGAAGTGCCCTGACCGGCATAGAGGGCGTCAGCGCGGCAGTCCCGGTACGGTTTGCAGCAGGCCGATCCCTTGGCAACCTCACAATACCGCCGGAAATTACACTCGTAACCGTCCAGCGGAAAGATAAGGTCCTGGGACTTGACAGAGACATCATCCTAAAAGAGAATGATATCGTATATTTCTCCGGACCTTCTGACGCCGTCGGATTTGTTACCAGAATGCTGGAGGGATAA
- a CDS encoding Coenzyme F420 hydrogenase/dehydrogenase, beta subunit C-terminal domain — protein sequence MNGQMWYGRSPFDSIREHAASGGVVTGLLMSLLSSGTVDAVCALQMGEDIYDPRPVIITDPEKIPACSGSLFCGSILTADWVVSAVQATPGMKIAAVVKGCDAKVIVELVKRNILDRDDLYLIGLNCSGTFSPIQTRAFIREVCDLNPDHVDSFCVRNGRVVIRSGDVVHEFPLEIIEEHGFGRRDSCRRCDTPIPRQCDVVCGTWGLLGEYSDQATFIEVCSKKGLAFLDQARKDGFVTIVPADLKGIEARSRVEAAMLTISEKNRKAMFAKVGTGIGRLTWIMEETNRCIKCYQCSKACPFCFCQDCQTKKPWLVRPGEVPPPLMFHLIRFSHIADSCVNCGQCQDRCAMDIPVSLMMHALQAELEQMFGYHPGRPEGKPILAKVNQHEEWEHYYGNNYQEMIRLFSQKVPAADESGDNQGVL from the coding sequence ATGAATGGTCAGATGTGGTACGGCCGGTCTCCGTTTGATTCAATCAGGGAACACGCAGCATCCGGAGGGGTGGTGACCGGCCTGCTTATGTCCCTGCTTTCGTCAGGCACCGTTGATGCGGTCTGTGCACTGCAGATGGGAGAGGATATCTATGATCCACGGCCCGTCATCATAACTGATCCGGAAAAGATCCCTGCATGTTCCGGATCTTTGTTCTGTGGGAGTATTCTGACCGCAGACTGGGTTGTCAGTGCCGTGCAGGCAACCCCTGGGATGAAGATTGCTGCGGTTGTCAAGGGGTGTGATGCAAAGGTCATCGTGGAACTGGTCAAGCGGAATATACTTGACCGGGACGATCTCTATCTTATCGGACTCAATTGCAGCGGGACATTTTCCCCCATACAAACCAGGGCATTTATCAGGGAGGTCTGTGATCTGAATCCGGACCATGTTGATTCTTTTTGTGTCAGGAATGGCCGGGTAGTTATCAGGTCTGGTGACGTAGTCCATGAATTTCCTTTGGAGATAATTGAGGAGCACGGGTTTGGCAGACGTGATTCATGCAGGAGATGTGATACCCCGATTCCCCGCCAATGTGACGTTGTCTGTGGAACCTGGGGGCTGTTAGGTGAATACTCCGATCAGGCAACCTTTATTGAGGTGTGCAGTAAAAAAGGGCTGGCATTTCTGGATCAGGCAAGAAAAGACGGATTTGTGACCATAGTCCCTGCTGACCTGAAGGGTATTGAGGCACGATCCCGTGTTGAGGCAGCGATGCTGACGATATCAGAGAAGAACCGCAAAGCGATGTTTGCAAAAGTCGGGACCGGTATCGGGCGGCTGACCTGGATCATGGAAGAGACAAACCGGTGCATTAAATGTTACCAGTGTTCGAAGGCCTGTCCGTTCTGTTTCTGTCAGGATTGTCAGACAAAAAAACCCTGGCTGGTCAGGCCTGGTGAAGTCCCGCCTCCGTTGATGTTTCATCTGATCCGGTTCTCCCATATCGCCGACTCCTGTGTGAATTGTGGACAGTGTCAGGACCGGTGTGCCATGGATATTCCGGTCTCACTGATGATGCATGCCCTGCAGGCAGAACTTGAGCAGATGTTCGGATATCATCCTGGCAGGCCTGAAGGAAAACCCATCCTTGCAAAGGTGAATCAGCATGAAGAATGGGAACATTACTATGGGAATAATTACCAGGAGATGATTCGTCTGTTCAGTCAGAAGGTTCCTGCGGCAGATGAATCGGGGGATAATCAGGGCGTCTTGTGA
- the fdhF gene encoding formate dehydrogenase subunit alpha produces MINQVPTICPYCGTGCSVHLIVQDGKITGTTPNIRSPVNEGKLCPKGTYCHQFIHSPDRLKKPLIRKGDVFVETDWETVYHLIAQKLTTYSADEIGVLASARCSNEDNYVLMKFARGVLKTNNLDHCARFCHEATMTGLTLSFGRGVMTNSIPDIGRSDCIFCLGSNTFEQHPLIGRQIVRAQAAGGRFIYADPRYTPTAIQADLFLQFYSGSDVAVLNCIMGEIIRNGLEDKDFIRSRTREYESLKKLVLQNRYTPQEVSILTGVSKTDLIRAAEWIGSADRCTVLYAMGLSHLSGGVHNVRAIANLMMLTGNIGRPGTGVNALRGQNNVQGACDMGCLPDFFPGYKPVTDGNFHQKIARTWKFPENIAPARPGLDMNRMFQKAGESSNRIKAMILVGENPLVTEPDRHIVEHAIKNLKFLVVSDIFFTKTCEYAHVVLPAACYAEKDGTVTNTERRVQRLRKAVEAPVLAKPDWQIITEIACLMGYEKQFPYQHPSDIFREITTVCEPYQGMTFERVSLPDGICWPCVSADDPGTAILYSDRFYHPDGKGVFCPVEWKAPAELPDSRYPFRLTSGRVIWHWHTGTMTRRSKNLTDELNEVYIEVHPSDAEKVRISDGDMIQVRSRKGELSCRARVVSDIKEGMIFMPSLFDAALNRLMGLSESGPGFSEYKPICVSLEPVGGGEV; encoded by the coding sequence ATGATAAACCAGGTCCCGACCATATGTCCGTACTGCGGTACCGGGTGCTCTGTACATCTTATTGTTCAGGATGGGAAAATTACCGGGACAACCCCGAATATCCGTTCTCCGGTGAATGAAGGAAAACTCTGTCCGAAGGGTACGTACTGCCACCAGTTTATCCACAGCCCGGATCGGCTCAAAAAACCCCTCATCCGGAAAGGCGATGTGTTTGTGGAGACAGACTGGGAGACCGTTTATCATCTGATCGCCCAAAAACTTACCACCTATTCTGCAGATGAGATCGGGGTGCTGGCATCAGCCCGGTGCTCGAATGAGGATAATTATGTCCTGATGAAGTTTGCCAGAGGTGTTTTAAAGACAAATAATCTGGATCATTGTGCCAGGTTCTGTCATGAAGCGACCATGACCGGTCTTACCCTTTCATTTGGGAGAGGGGTGATGACAAATTCCATCCCTGATATCGGGAGATCTGACTGTATCTTCTGTCTTGGTTCCAACACCTTTGAGCAGCATCCGCTTATCGGGAGGCAGATTGTCCGTGCACAGGCTGCCGGGGGGAGGTTTATATATGCAGATCCCCGGTATACCCCGACGGCGATCCAGGCAGACCTGTTTCTTCAGTTCTACAGCGGGAGTGATGTTGCAGTTCTCAACTGCATCATGGGAGAGATTATTCGAAATGGTTTAGAAGACAAGGATTTCATCAGATCCCGGACCCGTGAGTATGAATCGCTGAAAAAACTTGTCCTGCAAAACCGGTATACTCCCCAGGAAGTAAGCATTCTGACCGGTGTGTCAAAGACTGATCTCATCAGGGCAGCAGAATGGATTGGATCTGCGGACCGGTGTACGGTTCTGTATGCCATGGGTCTTTCGCATCTGTCCGGGGGCGTTCATAATGTCAGGGCGATTGCAAACCTGATGATGCTGACCGGAAATATCGGCCGGCCCGGGACCGGTGTCAATGCACTCCGTGGGCAGAATAATGTGCAGGGAGCCTGTGATATGGGGTGTCTGCCTGACTTCTTCCCTGGATATAAGCCGGTTACCGACGGTAACTTCCATCAGAAGATAGCGAGAACCTGGAAATTTCCAGAGAATATCGCCCCGGCACGGCCCGGTCTTGACATGAACCGGATGTTTCAGAAGGCTGGTGAGAGTTCCAACCGGATAAAAGCGATGATCCTGGTCGGGGAAAACCCGCTGGTGACTGAGCCGGACCGGCACATCGTTGAACATGCGATAAAAAACCTGAAATTCCTGGTAGTATCTGATATCTTCTTTACCAAAACCTGTGAATATGCCCATGTTGTCCTTCCCGCCGCATGTTATGCAGAAAAGGACGGGACGGTTACCAATACCGAACGGAGAGTTCAGCGGCTGCGAAAGGCAGTTGAAGCTCCGGTGCTTGCAAAACCTGACTGGCAGATAATTACGGAGATTGCCTGCCTGATGGGGTATGAAAAGCAGTTTCCCTATCAGCATCCATCTGACATCTTCAGGGAGATTACGACGGTATGTGAACCGTACCAGGGGATGACCTTTGAACGGGTGAGCCTTCCAGACGGGATCTGCTGGCCATGTGTATCTGCTGATGACCCTGGCACGGCTATTCTCTATTCTGACCGGTTTTATCATCCGGACGGGAAGGGTGTGTTCTGTCCGGTTGAATGGAAGGCACCTGCTGAGCTCCCTGACTCCCGGTACCCGTTCAGGCTGACATCAGGCCGGGTTATCTGGCACTGGCATACCGGGACGATGACCAGGAGGAGTAAGAATCTTACCGATGAGCTGAATGAGGTGTATATAGAAGTTCATCCGTCAGATGCAGAAAAAGTCCGGATATCAGACGGGGATATGATACAGGTCCGGTCCAGGAAAGGGGAATTATCCTGCAGGGCACGGGTTGTGTCAGATATTAAGGAGGGGATGATCTTCATGCCGTCGCTGTTTGATGCAGCGTTGAACCGGCTGATGGGTCTTTCTGAATCAGGCCCCGGATTTTCTGAATATAAACCAATCTGTGTCTCCCTTGAACCGGTCGGGGGTGGAGAGGTATGA
- a CDS encoding 4Fe-4S binding protein — protein sequence MAFAVHVNMERCTGCNNCVVACPVNALELNTVNPSSTDKIYKVINGDAVILDVKHELCAGCGICVDACPYDVIQLSGQPPQAVEA from the coding sequence ATGGCATTTGCAGTTCATGTAAACATGGAACGCTGTACCGGCTGCAACAATTGTGTGGTAGCATGTCCAGTGAATGCACTGGAACTCAACACGGTTAACCCTTCCAGCACAGATAAAATCTACAAAGTCATCAATGGTGATGCTGTCATCCTTGATGTCAAACATGAACTTTGTGCAGGATGTGGTATCTGTGTGGATGCATGTCCATATGATGTGATTCAGCTCTCCGGTCAACCACCCCAGGCAGTGGAAGCCTGA
- a CDS encoding 4Fe-4S binding protein: protein MSTLFPKYSKTTDGSKVIMEQRLLQQVNNLILDNDICTGCGICSEVCPEEAISVGAVGGVRRGLVDDAASIHVDETKCSYCGVCVIMCPFSALALKVDGEERLPILEKEGFPTYDKGTAIDQDKCVRCNICDDVCPRDAIDRDVPLFEGEDKEGLAKGQAVELKIEFKVDDEKCTKCGICGNLCEAINVLHKPFSPEIGKVEGEVIWDEAYCDGCNVCAEACPSEAIKVTRTVVGQKKLGNVNIIDEDCCTCRWCAINCPTEAITVNKIFEGEITFHAEKCPGGCSTCVDVCPANAIYLPTPKPAKDMKGQIEAKIAVNKDFCILCGACVNACPGEDIIYLRRDSVKIKGKETDLFKKIKEKLFTPRTSKVKEQPSLAGSVELKAVSQ from the coding sequence ATGTCTACACTGTTTCCTAAGTATTCCAAGACCACTGACGGGTCGAAGGTGATAATGGAGCAGAGACTTCTCCAGCAGGTAAACAACCTCATCCTTGACAATGATATTTGTACCGGATGTGGAATCTGCTCAGAGGTCTGTCCCGAAGAAGCAATTTCCGTTGGGGCAGTCGGAGGAGTCCGGAGAGGACTTGTTGATGATGCTGCAAGCATTCATGTCGACGAGACAAAATGCTCATACTGTGGTGTCTGTGTCATCATGTGTCCGTTCTCAGCTCTTGCTCTGAAAGTTGATGGCGAAGAACGTCTGCCAATCCTTGAAAAAGAAGGATTCCCGACTTATGACAAAGGAACGGCAATTGATCAGGACAAGTGTGTCAGGTGTAACATCTGTGACGATGTTTGTCCCCGTGATGCAATTGACCGTGATGTTCCGCTCTTTGAAGGAGAGGACAAAGAAGGCCTTGCAAAAGGACAGGCTGTCGAACTCAAGATTGAGTTCAAAGTTGACGATGAAAAGTGTACCAAGTGTGGTATCTGTGGTAACCTGTGCGAGGCAATAAACGTGCTCCACAAGCCCTTCAGCCCTGAAATAGGAAAGGTTGAAGGTGAGGTTATCTGGGATGAGGCATATTGTGACGGATGTAATGTCTGTGCAGAAGCATGTCCCTCCGAGGCAATCAAGGTCACCCGCACGGTAGTCGGACAGAAGAAACTTGGAAACGTCAATATCATCGATGAGGACTGTTGTACCTGCCGCTGGTGTGCAATCAACTGTCCGACCGAGGCTATTACCGTAAACAAGATCTTTGAAGGAGAGATCACCTTCCATGCTGAAAAGTGTCCGGGAGGATGTTCCACCTGTGTTGATGTATGCCCGGCAAATGCCATTTATCTCCCGACACCGAAGCCTGCAAAGGACATGAAAGGCCAGATTGAAGCAAAAATTGCAGTCAACAAGGACTTCTGTATCCTGTGTGGTGCCTGTGTGAATGCATGTCCGGGTGAGGATATCATCTATCTCCGCCGTGACAGCGTGAAGATCAAGGGCAAAGAGACAGACCTCTTTAAGAAGATCAAGGAAAAACTCTTTACTCCGAGAACGTCCAAGGTCAAAGAGCAGCCATCCCTGGCAGGGTCTGTTGAATTAAAGGCGGTAAGCCAGTAA
- the hdrC gene encoding CoB--CoM heterodisulfide reductase subunit C gives MAAKSYNIPELDKKLADRRYHLSDTNPEFTQKILKTSRTIANMCYQCGTCTGSCPSAPRSSYRIRLFMRRCVLGLENEALTDPDLWLCTTCYSCTDRCPRDIAPTDVIMAMRNLAFKRDIVPKNFLQTVQLIYNSGHGVPNNDVNRAARTKLGLPADPPTTHSYPEFVKGIQKIIDHYELKENADRILKGD, from the coding sequence ATGGCTGCAAAATCATACAACATTCCAGAACTGGACAAGAAACTTGCGGACCGCCGGTACCATCTGAGCGATACCAACCCTGAGTTTACCCAGAAGATTCTCAAGACCAGCAGGACTATTGCAAATATGTGCTACCAGTGTGGTACCTGTACCGGTTCCTGCCCCTCAGCACCACGGTCCTCATACCGGATCCGGCTCTTTATGAGACGCTGTGTCCTTGGGCTTGAGAATGAAGCCCTGACTGACCCGGATCTCTGGCTTTGTACTACCTGTTACTCCTGTACAGACCGCTGCCCGCGGGACATCGCCCCGACCGATGTTATCATGGCAATGAGAAACCTTGCATTCAAGCGGGATATTGTTCCAAAGAACTTCCTGCAGACGGTCCAGCTTATCTATAACAGTGGACACGGTGTACCAAATAATGACGTGAACCGTGCTGCCAGAACCAAGCTTGGTCTTCCTGCAGACCCGCCGACAACGCACTCATATCCTGAATTTGTCAAGGGTATTCAGAAGATTATCGACCATTATGAACTGAAAGAGAATGCAGACAGAATTCTGAAGGGTGACTAA